One window of the Marmota flaviventris isolate mMarFla1 chromosome 2, mMarFla1.hap1, whole genome shotgun sequence genome contains the following:
- the Pdia3 gene encoding protein disulfide-isomerase A3 — MRLRRLAPFPGVALLLAAARLAAASDVLELTDANFESRISDTGSAGLMLVEFFAPWCGHCKRLAPEYEAAATRLKGIVPLAKVDCTANTETCNKYGVSGYPTLKIFRDGEEAGAYDGPRTADGIVSHLKKQAGPASVPLRSEEEFKKFISDKDASVVGFFKDLFSEAHSEFLKAANNLRDNYRFAHTNVESLVKEYDDNGEGITLFRPPHLTNKFEDKSVAYTDQKLTSSKIKKFIQENIFGICPHMTEDNKDLIQGKDLLMAYYDVDYEKNAKGSNYWRNRVMMVAKKFLDAGHKLNCAVASRKTFSHELSDFGLESTTGEVPVVAIRTAKGEKFVMQEEFSRDGKALERFLQDYFDGNLKRYLKSEPIPESNDGPVKVVVAENFDEIVNNENKDVLIEFYAPWCGHCKNLEPKYKELGEKLSKDPNIVIAKMDATANDVPSPYEVRGFPTIYFSPASKKLSPKKYEGGRELNDFISYLQREATNPPIIQEEKPKKKKKAQEDL; from the exons ATGCGCCTCCGCCGCCTAGCGCCGTTCCCGGGTGTGGCGCTTCTCCTAGCCGCGGCCCGCCTTGCTGCTGCCTCCGACGTGCTGGAACTCACGGACGCCAACTTCGAGAGTCGCATCTCCGACACGGGCTCTGCGGGCCTCATGCTCGTCGAGTTCTTCGCGCCCTG gTGTGGACATTGCAAAAGGCTTGCTCCTGAGTATGAAGCTGCAGCTACCAGATTAAAAGGAATAGTTCCACTAGCAAAG GTTGATTGCACTGCCAACACAGAGACCTGTAATAAGTATGGAGTCAGTGGCTATCCAACCCTGAAGATATTTAGAGATGGTGAAGAAGCAGGTGCTTATGATGGGCCTAGGACTGCTG ATGGAATTGTCAGCCACCTGAAGAAGCAGGCAGGACCCGCTTCAGTGCCTCTTAGGTCTGAGGAAGAATTTAAGAAGTTCATTAGTGATAAAGATGCCTCTGTGGTGG GTTTTTTCAAGGATTTATTCAGTGAAGCGCACTCTGAGTTCCTAAAAGCAGCCAACAACTTGAGGGATAACTACCGATTTGCACACACCAATGTTGAATCTCTGGTGAAGGAGTATGATGATAATGGAGA gggCATCACCTTATTTCGTCCTCCACATCTTACTAACAAGTTTGAGGACAAAAGTGTGGCATATACAGATCAGAAATTGACTAGCAGCAAGATTAAGAAGTTTATCCAGGAAAACAT ttttggtATCTGTCCTCATATGACAGAAGATAATAAAGATTTGATACAAGGCAAGGACTTACTTATGGCTTACTATGATGTGGACTATGAAAAGAATGCTAAAGGTTCTAACTACTGGAGGAACAG AGTAATGATGGTGGCAAAGAAATTCCTGGATGCTGGACACAAACTCAACTGTGCTGTAGCTAGCCGTAAAACCTTTAGCCATGAATTGTCTGATTTTGGCTTGGAGAGCACTACTGGAGAAGTTCCTGTTGTTGCTATCAGAACTGCGAAAGGGGAGAAGTTTGTCATGCAGGAGGAATTCTC GCGAGATGGCAAGGCTCTAGAGAGGTTTCTTCAAGATTACTTTGATGGCAACCTGAAGAGATATCTGAAGTCTGAGCCTATCCCAGAGAGCAATGATGGGCCTGTAAAG GTAGTAGTAGCAGAGAATTTTGATGAAATagtgaataatgaaaataaagatgtgcTGATTGAATTTTATGCCCCTTGGTGTGGTCACTGTAAAAATCTGGAACCCAAGTATAAAGAACTTGGAGAGAAG CTCAGCAAAGACCCAAATATTGTCATAGCCAAGATGGATGCCACAGCCAATGATGTGCCTTCTCCATATGAAGTCAGAGG TTTTCCTACTATCTACTTCTCTCCAGCCAGCAAGAAGCTAAGTCCAAAGAAATATGAA GGTGGCCGtgaattaaatgattttattagcTATCTACAGCGAGAAGCTACAAATCCCCCTATAATTCAAGAAGAAAAacccaagaagaagaagaaggcacaGGAAGATCTCTAA
- the LOC114084734 gene encoding large ribosomal subunit protein eL24-like — MKVELRSFSGYKIYTRHRRCYTRTNGKVFQFLNAKHFLTKRNPRQINWTVLYRRKHKKGQLEEIQKKRTQRAVKFQRAITGASLADIMAKRNQKPEVRKAQREQAAKEAKKAKQASKKMAMTVAKAPTKAAPKQKIVKPVKVFAPRVGRKH, encoded by the coding sequence ATGAAGGTCGAGCTGCGCAGTTTTAGCGGGTACAAGATATACACTAGACACAGGAGGTGCTACACCAGGACTAATGGAAAGGTTTTCCAATTTCTTAATGCAAAACATTTCCTAACCAAGAGGAATCCTCGGCAGATAAACTGGACTGTCCTCTACAGAAGAAAGCACAAAAAGGGCCAGTTGGAAGAAATCCAAAAGAAGAGAACCCAACGGGCAGTCAAATTTCAGAGGGCCATCACTGGTGCATCCCTTGCAGATATCATGGCCAAGAGAAATCAGAAACCAGAAGTTAGAAAGGCTCAACGAGAGCAAGCTGCCAAGGAAGCAAAAAAGGCTAAGCAGGCATCTAAAAAGATGGCAATGACTGTTGCTAAGGCTCCCACAAAGGCAGCACCTAAGCAAAAGATTGTGAAACCTGTGAAGGTTTTTGCTCCCCGAGTTGGTAGAAAACACTAA
- the Ell3 gene encoding RNA polymerase II elongation factor ELL3: MEGPQEHLNGKLRLCFSPAARTSLLLLRLNDAALRALQECQRQQVRPVIAFQGHRGYLRLPGPGWSCLFSFIVSQCGQEGAGGGLDLVCQRLGRSGLNCLHCLGPLRERLTIWAAMDSIAAPSMVQEHNLTEDARDPENWQNKGDYFEGDVVSQTQVALEEVSDPLASNQGQSMPGSSREHMAQWEVRKQTHLPNRELDQALPSFTSWKHQHKKRPSSEATEELEEKRLRALPLASGPLQELSSQGLQEEEDWEQEDKEDIDPRLEHSPLVQADSESPSPEEVPDYLLQYRAIQSTEQQQAYEQDFERDYAEYRILHARVGAASQRFIELGAEIKRVQQGTPEHKVLEDKIVQEYKKFRKRYPGYRDEKHRCEYLHQKLSHIKGLILEFEEKNRGS; this comes from the exons ATGGAGGGACCTCAGGAACATTTGAATGGGAAGCTTCGGCTTTGCTTCTCCCCTGCTGCCCGGACCAGCCTTTTACTGCTCAGGCTCAACGACGCTGCGCTGCGGGCACTGCAAGAGTGTCAGCGGCAACAG GTACGGCCAGTGATTGCTTTCCAAGGCCACCGAGGG TATCTGAGACTCCCAGGCCCTGGTTGGTCCTGCCTCTTctctttcatagtgtcccagtgTGGCCAGGAGGGCGCTGGCGGTGGCTTGGACCTTGTGTGCCAACGTCTAGGCAG ATCTGGGCTTAACTGCCTCCACTGCCTGGGCCCACTCAGGGAGCGCCTCACTATTTGGGCAGCTATGGATTCCATCGCAGCCCCATCAATGGTTCAGGAACACAACCTAACTGAAGATGCCAGAGATCCTGAGAACTGGCAGAATAAGGGAGACTATTTTGAAGGAGATGTAGTGTCACAGACACAGGTGGCACTAGAAGAG GTGTCAGATCCACTGGCAAGCAATCAAGGACAGTCAATGCCAGGATCCTCAAGGGAGCACATGGCACAGTGGGAAGTGAG GAAGCAGACCCACCTTCCAAACAGAGAGTTGGATCAGGCATTGCCTTCCTTCACTAGCTGGAAACATCAGCACAAG AAACGTCCATCGTCAGAAGCTACTGAAGAATTAGAAGAAAAGAGGCTCAGAGCTCTGCCTCTAGCTTCAGGTCCCCTACAAGAGCTGTCCAGTCAGGGCTTACAAGAGGAAGAAGATTGGGAACAAGAAGATAAAGAAGACATAGACCCTAGGTTGGAGCACAGTCCCTTAGTTCAAGCAG ACTCTGAATCCCCAAGCCCTGAAGAGGTGCCAGATTATCTCCT GCAATACAGGGCCATCCAAAGTACAGAGCAGCAACAGGCCTATGAGCAGGACTTTGAGAGAGATTATGCTGAATACCGCATCCTCCATGCCCGTGTTGGGGCCGCAAGCCAAAGATTCATAGAGCTGGGAGCAGAGATCAAGAGAGTTCAGCAAGGAACTCCAGAACACAAA GTGCTGGAAGATAAGATTGTCCAGGAGTATAAAAAGTTCAGAAAG CGGTACCCAGGTTATAGAGATGAGAAGCATCGCTGTGAGTACCTGCATCAGAAATTGTCCCACATTAAAGGTCTCATCCTGGAGTTTGAGGAAAAGAACAGGGGCAGCTGA